The following coding sequences lie in one Thermomicrobium sp. 4228-Ro genomic window:
- the rpoD gene encoding RNA polymerase sigma factor RpoD: MDSMDLHALDGATESFLSSDQAYPSLPELEDTAHFDELEPFDDELDLSERRPSLLSRRLRESHHRTELDDGLSVSDTVRLYLHEIGETALLTPQEEVWLAQRIERGKVAQSRLERGDYASEEERLALLADKEDGERARAHLIQANLRLVVSVAKKYVGRGLSFLDLIQEGNIGLMKATEKFDYKRGYKFSTYATWWIRQAITRAIADQSRTIRLPVHVGETINRIKKMAHRLQQILEREPTQLEIARALDMPEEKIRHILEAARLPVSLETPISPDGDAYLGDFIEDDTQPAPLDIAAQQLLRQQIEEALSRLTERERRIIVLRYGLEDGQFRTLEEVGREFGITRERIRQIEAKALRKLRHPSCSRLLRGYLD, encoded by the coding sequence ATGGATTCGATGGATCTGCACGCGCTCGACGGTGCTACTGAAAGTTTCTTGTCGAGCGATCAGGCGTATCCCTCTTTGCCGGAACTCGAGGACACGGCTCACTTCGACGAACTCGAACCGTTCGACGACGAACTCGACCTCTCCGAACGACGCCCCTCGTTGCTCAGTCGCCGACTCCGCGAGTCACACCATCGAACGGAACTCGACGACGGCTTGAGTGTCAGCGACACGGTCCGTCTCTATCTCCACGAAATCGGCGAGACAGCGCTCTTGACTCCACAGGAAGAAGTCTGGCTCGCCCAGCGGATCGAGCGGGGAAAGGTTGCCCAATCGAGGCTCGAACGTGGCGATTATGCCTCTGAAGAAGAACGTCTGGCACTCCTCGCCGACAAGGAGGACGGAGAGCGTGCCCGCGCTCATCTCATTCAAGCGAATCTTCGGCTCGTCGTCAGTGTCGCCAAAAAATATGTTGGCCGCGGTCTTTCGTTTCTCGACCTCATTCAAGAAGGAAACATCGGCTTGATGAAGGCGACCGAGAAGTTCGACTACAAACGCGGATATAAATTCTCGACGTATGCGACGTGGTGGATCCGGCAAGCGATCACCCGCGCGATTGCCGACCAATCGCGCACGATCCGCCTGCCGGTTCACGTCGGCGAGACGATCAACCGCATCAAGAAGATGGCACACCGCCTCCAGCAGATCCTCGAACGAGAACCGACTCAGCTCGAGATCGCCCGCGCACTCGACATGCCGGAGGAAAAGATCCGACACATTCTCGAAGCAGCCCGACTACCGGTTTCGCTCGAGACACCGATCAGTCCTGACGGTGACGCATACCTCGGGGACTTCATCGAAGATGACACGCAGCCGGCACCACTCGACATCGCTGCACAGCAGTTACTGCGACAACAGATCGAGGAAGCATTGAGCCGCCTCACCGAGCGCGAGCGCAGAATCATCGTGCTCCGCTATGGCCTCGAGGACGGCCAGTTCCGCACGTTGGAGGAGGTTGGCCGCGAGTTCGGTATTACCCGCGAACGCATTCGTCAGATCGAGGCGAAAGCGTTGCGGAAGCTCCGCCATCCGAGTTGCAGTCGGCTGTTGCGTGGGTACCTCGACTGA
- the fabF gene encoding beta-ketoacyl-ACP synthase II, with the protein MRRRVVVTGIGIVSPIGNDPETVWRALMEGRSGTGTIQRFAAHDLPSRVAGEVREFDATEYLPLKEARRTDRFVQFAVAAAKDALQSARLEVTTELAERTGVLIGSALGGVETFEQGIEALRSRGPGKVSPFMIPMFLADMAGGYVAIETGARGPNFATLSACASGANAIGEGMRMIREGRADIVVAGGSEAPLTRGVVAGFAALQALSRRNDEAETASRPFDRTRDGFVIAEGAAVLVLEAEDVARRRGAPILAELVGYGTTADAYHIVQPCSDGTGALAAMCQALADAELQTDDIDYVNAHGTSTPLNDIAETAALKRLFGGRNNVPPVSSTKALTGHLLGAAGALEAVICVLALQHQVIPPTWHLREPDPECDLDYVANEPRVGRLRYVMTNAFGFGGHNAVLILGRYSAS; encoded by the coding sequence GTGAGGCGAAGGGTCGTCGTAACCGGCATCGGGATCGTTTCGCCGATCGGTAACGATCCGGAAACCGTCTGGCGAGCGCTGATGGAGGGTCGCTCGGGAACGGGGACGATCCAGCGGTTCGCTGCTCACGACCTCCCGAGCCGCGTTGCCGGTGAGGTGCGCGAGTTCGATGCGACCGAGTACTTGCCGCTGAAAGAGGCCCGGCGCACCGATCGGTTCGTGCAGTTCGCGGTCGCTGCGGCCAAAGATGCACTCCAGTCAGCGAGACTCGAGGTAACGACGGAGCTGGCTGAGCGGACTGGCGTGCTGATCGGGTCAGCGCTCGGTGGGGTGGAGACGTTTGAGCAGGGTATCGAGGCACTCCGAAGTCGTGGTCCTGGAAAGGTCAGTCCTTTTATGATTCCGATGTTTCTGGCTGACATGGCGGGTGGGTACGTGGCGATCGAAACAGGTGCACGCGGGCCGAATTTCGCGACGCTTTCTGCGTGTGCGAGCGGAGCGAATGCGATCGGTGAAGGGATGCGCATGATCCGTGAAGGGCGAGCCGATATCGTCGTGGCTGGTGGATCGGAGGCACCACTGACCCGCGGTGTCGTCGCGGGATTCGCAGCCCTGCAAGCGTTATCGAGGAGGAACGACGAAGCGGAGACAGCGAGTCGCCCCTTCGATCGGACGCGGGATGGTTTCGTCATCGCCGAAGGGGCGGCGGTACTCGTCCTGGAGGCGGAGGACGTCGCGCGTAGACGCGGTGCGCCGATTCTGGCGGAACTAGTCGGTTATGGGACCACGGCCGACGCGTACCACATCGTCCAGCCGTGCAGCGATGGAACAGGTGCACTCGCTGCCATGTGCCAGGCCCTCGCCGATGCGGAGCTCCAGACCGACGATATCGACTACGTGAATGCGCATGGAACCAGTACGCCGCTGAACGATATCGCTGAGACTGCTGCATTGAAGCGCCTCTTCGGCGGTCGGAACAACGTTCCACCAGTGAGTTCGACGAAGGCGTTGACGGGGCACCTGCTCGGTGCAGCGGGCGCGTTGGAGGCGGTGATCTGTGTTCTCGCGTTGCAGCATCAAGTCATTCCGCCGACCTGGCACCTGCGCGAGCCGGATCCGGAATGCGACTTGGACTATGTGGCGAACGAGCCTCGGGTGGGTCGCCTGCGGTATGTCATGACGAATGCGTTCGGATTCGGTGGGCACAATGCGGTGTTGATCCTCGGACGCTACTCAGCATCATAG
- a CDS encoding 2-hydroxyacid dehydrogenase — MRVVVTRRIPSRGIELLRDAGFDVAVWPGELPPTREELIAFARGADGLLTLLTERIDGSLLDALPTVKVVSNMAVGYDNIDVDACTARGVVVCITPDVLTETTADFTWALIFAVARRVCEAVDNVRRGAWRTWEPLGFLGKDVHSATLGIIGFGRIGQAVARRATGFAQRVLYTDRNPVAPERERELNATFVPPDELLQRSDIVTLHVPLTPETRHLIGARELALFKPSAILINTARGPVVDTEALVDALRVGRLWGVGLDVTDPEPLPADHPLLQFPNVVVTPHIASASEVTRQRMAELAAQNLISALHGECPPRSLNWDAVRGRTV, encoded by the coding sequence GTGCGGGTCGTCGTAACGAGAAGGATTCCTTCACGGGGTATCGAGCTGCTCCGGGACGCTGGTTTCGATGTCGCTGTTTGGCCGGGCGAGCTCCCGCCGACACGGGAAGAACTCATCGCTTTCGCGCGAGGAGCGGACGGATTGTTGACCTTACTGACCGAACGGATAGACGGGTCTCTGCTCGATGCTCTACCGACCGTCAAGGTGGTCAGCAATATGGCCGTCGGATACGACAACATCGATGTCGATGCCTGTACCGCTCGCGGCGTTGTGGTGTGCATCACCCCTGATGTTTTGACGGAGACGACGGCGGACTTTACCTGGGCATTGATCTTCGCGGTGGCTCGGCGGGTGTGCGAGGCCGTCGACAATGTGCGGCGTGGTGCGTGGCGCACGTGGGAGCCACTGGGCTTTCTCGGTAAGGATGTCCATAGCGCCACGCTGGGAATTATCGGGTTCGGTCGGATCGGGCAAGCGGTGGCGCGACGCGCGACTGGTTTCGCTCAGCGCGTCCTGTATACTGATCGCAACCCGGTTGCTCCCGAACGCGAACGTGAGCTCAATGCCACTTTCGTTCCACCCGACGAGCTCCTGCAACGCAGCGATATCGTGACTCTGCATGTTCCATTGACGCCTGAAACACGCCATCTGATCGGCGCACGGGAACTGGCGCTGTTCAAACCCTCAGCGATTCTGATCAACACGGCGAGGGGACCCGTGGTAGACACGGAGGCACTTGTGGATGCGCTCAGAGTTGGGCGGCTCTGGGGGGTCGGCTTGGATGTGACTGATCCGGAGCCGCTTCCCGCTGATCATCCGCTACTCCAGTTTCCGAACGTGGTGGTGACACCGCACATTGCGAGTGCGAGTGAAGTGACGCGCCAGCGTATGGCGGAACTTGCCGCGCAGAACCTGATCAGTGCATTGCACGGTGAGTGCCCACCTCGCTCGCTCAACTGGGACGCTGTTCGGGGGAGGACTGTGTAA
- a CDS encoding ornithine cyclodeaminase family protein, which translates to MLVLTRRDVYELVPMRDAIDLVKQAFCDLSRGTARAPLRTPIEIPDAHGTTLFMPAYVPSLHSLGLKVVSVFPDNPARFSKPTIHAAVLTVSPETGEPSALLDGTYLTALRTGAASGAATDLLARPDARTLLVIGAGAQGPTQAWAVLCVRPIETIYVFDRNPQASQSFADRLRELVPDLQARVEVVNELDTVIPLADIICTATTARSPLFSDALLRPGVHINAIGAFTPEMQEIPPETVARAYVVVDSVPAALAEAGDLIKPLQAGIIREEHLRTELGEIVDGIKPARTSSEQITLFKSVGNAVQDLAVAAEAVRRALALGRGQQVSLL; encoded by the coding sequence ATGCTCGTCTTGACGCGACGCGACGTGTACGAACTCGTGCCCATGCGCGATGCTATCGACCTCGTCAAACAAGCGTTTTGTGACCTTTCCCGCGGCACTGCGCGAGCACCCCTCCGTACACCGATCGAGATACCCGATGCACACGGTACGACGCTCTTCATGCCGGCCTACGTGCCATCACTCCACAGTCTGGGGCTGAAAGTGGTCTCGGTCTTTCCGGACAATCCCGCCCGCTTCAGCAAACCGACCATCCACGCTGCCGTTTTGACCGTCTCCCCCGAAACGGGTGAACCGAGTGCGCTACTCGACGGCACCTACCTCACCGCGCTCCGCACCGGTGCTGCCTCCGGTGCAGCGACTGATCTTCTCGCCCGCCCAGATGCCCGTACCTTGCTGGTGATCGGCGCCGGAGCCCAGGGACCGACACAAGCCTGGGCGGTTCTCTGCGTTCGCCCGATCGAGACGATCTACGTGTTCGATCGGAATCCGCAGGCAAGCCAGTCCTTCGCCGACCGTTTGCGCGAGCTGGTTCCGGACCTGCAGGCTCGAGTCGAAGTGGTCAATGAACTCGATACTGTCATCCCGCTCGCGGACATCATCTGCACTGCGACGACCGCTCGCTCCCCGCTCTTCTCCGACGCACTCCTGCGTCCCGGCGTGCACATCAATGCGATCGGTGCCTTTACACCAGAGATGCAGGAAATTCCGCCGGAAACCGTCGCCCGCGCCTACGTGGTCGTCGATTCGGTTCCCGCCGCCCTGGCTGAGGCCGGTGATCTCATCAAGCCACTCCAGGCCGGTATCATCCGCGAGGAACACCTCCGAACAGAACTCGGCGAGATCGTGGATGGGATCAAGCCGGCACGGACGTCCTCGGAGCAAATTACGCTCTTCAAGTCGGTTGGGAATGCGGTGCAAGATCTCGCGGTCGCTGCTGAAGCCGTCCGCCGGGCTCTCGCGCTCGGTCGCGGTCAACAGGTGTCACTCCTTTAA
- a CDS encoding complex I 51 kDa subunit family protein — protein sequence MGVLTDRRAFESYVTAARSRWERLWSGDQWVISVGISECSIAKGALETYRHLELVLAAGHIRAVLRRVGCAGWCFAEPFVEVKMPDSPPIVYGWVTTERVPELIDGLRRGDLHADWALGVRSVEPWRGIPPLGEHPFLRHQHRILLEHAGVIDPESIEDYIAVGGYGAFVKALFEMTPEEVVEEVKASNLRGRGGAGFPAGIKWESGRRTPARPKYVVVNSHEGEPNVFKDRRLLETNPHLVLEGLLIGCYALETPYGYNFIGGEHALALRRFQRAVEQAYEFGLLGDNILGSGFSCHVRVRTGGGAYICGEGSALMYAIMGQRGQPRTKPPRSVEEGLWRRPTVLNNTETFASVPAIIRNGGAWYASLGTKESTGTKLITMQGPVRYLGVAEIEMGLPMRQLIFDVFGGMRPGYRFKGIQTGGVSAGPLREEELDVPVDFDSLTSLGGMLGSGGFVVFDDSVCAVDFARYLVAFSRYESCGKCTPCRLGTPALVEILDRIRYGFGRPEDLEIIQYASKHIIELSLCGLGQVAPMPLLGMLERFRDEFVEHITERRCRAGVCPLESAVAVR from the coding sequence ATGGGGGTTCTCACTGACCGGCGAGCGTTCGAGAGCTATGTGACAGCTGCGCGGTCGAGGTGGGAAAGGCTCTGGAGCGGTGACCAGTGGGTGATCTCGGTTGGCATCAGCGAGTGCAGTATCGCGAAGGGGGCGTTGGAGACCTACCGGCATCTTGAGCTGGTGCTCGCCGCAGGACATATCCGAGCTGTGCTGAGGCGGGTGGGTTGCGCCGGGTGGTGCTTTGCTGAACCATTCGTCGAAGTGAAGATGCCCGATAGTCCACCGATCGTCTACGGATGGGTCACCACCGAGCGTGTCCCGGAATTGATCGATGGCTTGCGCCGTGGCGATCTCCATGCGGATTGGGCGCTCGGCGTGCGCTCCGTTGAGCCCTGGCGTGGAATTCCACCGCTCGGCGAGCATCCGTTTCTGCGCCACCAACATCGCATCTTATTGGAACACGCCGGCGTGATCGATCCGGAATCGATCGAAGACTACATCGCGGTCGGTGGCTACGGCGCGTTCGTCAAGGCCCTCTTCGAGATGACGCCAGAAGAGGTTGTGGAGGAAGTCAAGGCGTCGAACCTTCGTGGTCGCGGTGGTGCCGGGTTCCCAGCCGGCATCAAGTGGGAGAGTGGCCGGCGAACGCCAGCCCGACCGAAGTATGTCGTCGTCAATAGTCACGAGGGAGAACCGAACGTCTTCAAGGACCGCCGACTTTTGGAAACGAATCCGCATCTCGTGCTCGAAGGGCTGCTCATCGGCTGCTATGCACTCGAGACGCCCTATGGCTACAACTTTATCGGGGGTGAGCATGCGCTCGCCTTGCGGCGTTTCCAACGGGCCGTCGAGCAGGCGTACGAGTTTGGTTTACTGGGTGACAATATCCTCGGAAGCGGATTTTCCTGCCACGTGCGTGTTCGAACCGGTGGTGGGGCGTACATTTGCGGCGAAGGATCTGCTCTGATGTACGCGATCATGGGGCAGCGCGGGCAGCCGCGGACGAAGCCCCCGCGATCGGTCGAGGAAGGGCTGTGGCGCCGACCGACCGTGCTCAACAACACCGAGACGTTCGCGTCCGTCCCCGCCATCATTCGCAATGGCGGCGCCTGGTACGCCAGCCTCGGAACAAAGGAGAGTACCGGTACGAAGCTGATCACGATGCAAGGGCCCGTCCGGTATCTCGGGGTCGCCGAGATCGAGATGGGCTTGCCAATGCGGCAACTGATTTTCGATGTCTTCGGGGGGATGCGGCCAGGCTATCGTTTCAAGGGCATACAGACCGGAGGTGTGTCGGCAGGTCCCTTGCGCGAGGAGGAGCTCGACGTACCGGTCGATTTCGACTCGTTGACCTCGTTGGGAGGAATGCTCGGCTCTGGCGGGTTCGTCGTCTTCGACGATTCCGTGTGCGCAGTCGACTTCGCTCGGTACCTCGTCGCTTTCAGCCGTTACGAGTCCTGCGGCAAGTGCACGCCCTGTCGGCTCGGCACGCCGGCTCTCGTGGAAATTCTCGATCGTATTCGCTATGGTTTCGGCCGCCCGGAGGACTTGGAAATCATCCAGTATGCGAGTAAGCACATCATCGAGCTTTCCCTGTGTGGACTCGGTCAGGTGGCGCCGATGCCGCTGCTTGGCATGCTGGAGCGTTTCCGTGACGAGTTCGTTGAACACATCACCGAGCGGCGATGCCGGGCAGGTGTCTGCCCGCTCGAATCAGCTGTAGCAGTGCGCTGA
- a CDS encoding NAD(P)H-dependent oxidoreductase subunit E, translating to MELPVVPRRPIDLDPLQRILEERYRPQDHQEAQELIVGACQEAQHLYGWVPPQAAHLIAEHLGVTINRVYGLLTFYADFRTQPPGRHYLWLCYGAACYVAGAQRLIEVLRDEYGMDEKGDLADGILSVNVFNGCLGVCDLAPVGQLDHQTYVGHLTAEELRALIERLRRNDGVEGSHGGSH from the coding sequence ATGGAGCTACCGGTTGTGCCGCGTCGACCGATCGATCTCGATCCGCTGCAGCGGATTTTGGAGGAGCGGTACCGACCACAGGATCATCAAGAGGCCCAGGAGCTGATCGTCGGTGCGTGCCAAGAAGCACAACACCTCTATGGGTGGGTGCCACCGCAAGCCGCGCATCTCATCGCCGAGCATCTCGGTGTGACGATCAACCGGGTCTATGGCCTTCTGACCTTTTACGCCGATTTTCGGACCCAGCCCCCTGGACGACATTACCTTTGGCTCTGTTATGGGGCGGCGTGCTATGTCGCGGGTGCGCAACGCTTGATCGAGGTGTTGCGTGACGAATACGGCATGGACGAGAAGGGCGACCTTGCTGATGGGATCCTGAGTGTCAACGTCTTCAACGGTTGTTTAGGTGTCTGCGATTTGGCACCGGTTGGCCAGCTCGACCACCAGACATACGTGGGTCATCTCACTGCCGAGGAACTGCGCGCGCTCATCGAGCGCTTGCGCAGGAATGACGGAGTGGAGGGGAGCCATGGGGGTTCTCACTGA
- a CDS encoding DUF1992 domain-containing protein, which yields MFWLDRLVEERIRDAQERGAFRNLSGEGRPLPPDDELSNEAWAAHRLLKKHGLLPDWLQLRKEIYEERQIVRRAWEEYWQAVQSGDLDDPNHRAILRRLAWRYRELARALNRKIDQHNVRCPSMAHELVRFPEDMIEREWKRRGMTPP from the coding sequence ATGTTTTGGCTCGACCGGCTCGTCGAAGAACGAATCCGCGACGCCCAGGAACGTGGAGCGTTCCGCAATCTCTCCGGAGAGGGTCGGCCACTTCCTCCCGATGACGAACTCTCCAATGAGGCTTGGGCTGCTCACCGCCTACTCAAGAAACACGGTTTGCTTCCTGACTGGCTTCAACTCCGCAAAGAGATCTACGAGGAGCGACAGATCGTTCGACGGGCTTGGGAAGAATACTGGCAGGCAGTCCAGTCAGGGGATCTGGACGATCCGAATCACCGGGCGATTCTCCGCCGCCTCGCCTGGCGGTATCGGGAATTAGCGCGAGCACTCAACAGGAAGATCGATCAGCACAATGTGCGTTGTCCATCCATGGCACACGAACTCGTCCGGTTTCCGGAGGATATGATCGAACGGGAGTGGAAACGGCGGGGGATGACTCCACCGTAA
- a CDS encoding bifunctional nuclease family protein: protein MIETVVDSIRVSLVTQHRVVLLKEVHGDRHLPIWIGPFEAEAIAMALQGMTPARPLPYDLLRTIIDELGAEIREVAVTDLSQEIFYARIVLTMNGRTIEIDSRPSDAIALAVRAKVPIYVDESVMERAGVRLEAEEESEGEGEVEPPEIERVESEERISEADLSVFREVIESLDLDDLDKK, encoded by the coding sequence ATGATCGAGACGGTCGTTGATAGCATCCGAGTAAGCCTGGTCACGCAACATCGGGTGGTTCTCCTCAAGGAAGTGCACGGGGACCGGCACCTGCCGATTTGGATCGGCCCGTTCGAGGCCGAGGCGATCGCGATGGCACTCCAGGGCATGACGCCGGCGCGCCCGCTGCCGTACGATCTCCTGCGCACCATCATCGATGAGCTGGGTGCGGAGATTCGCGAGGTCGCGGTAACCGATCTATCGCAGGAGATCTTCTATGCCCGCATCGTTCTCACGATGAACGGGCGTACGATCGAGATCGACAGCCGACCGAGCGATGCTATCGCACTGGCTGTGCGCGCGAAGGTGCCGATCTATGTTGACGAATCGGTGATGGAGCGTGCGGGTGTTCGCCTGGAGGCAGAGGAAGAGTCCGAAGGAGAAGGCGAAGTAGAGCCACCGGAGATCGAGCGGGTCGAATCGGAGGAGCGCATCTCCGAAGCCGATCTTTCGGTCTTCCGGGAAGTGATCGAATCGCTCGATCTTGACGACTTGGACAAGAAGTAG
- the lepB gene encoding signal peptidase I: MPHLAGESEQLAGAEKRAVRRRSLAWDIAETFLIALILFVAIRGVILNYRVDGSSMEPTLHNGEMLIVNRRAYASVPLGRWLSWIPGLTLDPSWRWYPFGQPQRGDIIVFRPPNGGSEPYVKRIIALPGEHVEIRNGFVYINGKRLIEPYLSEPTVWRGMTLDHEYVVEPGHVFVMGDNRNNSSDSRVFGAIPISSIIGKAWLTYWPPDEAKILSTPAYALE, encoded by the coding sequence ATGCCACATCTCGCTGGCGAATCGGAACAGTTGGCAGGCGCAGAAAAGCGAGCGGTACGTCGGCGATCACTGGCGTGGGATATTGCTGAAACGTTCCTGATCGCACTCATCCTGTTTGTCGCGATCCGCGGAGTCATCCTCAACTATCGCGTCGATGGGTCGAGCATGGAGCCCACGCTCCACAATGGTGAGATGCTCATCGTGAATCGACGTGCCTACGCGAGTGTACCGCTGGGTCGGTGGCTTTCCTGGATTCCCGGTTTGACGCTTGACCCAAGTTGGAGGTGGTATCCGTTCGGGCAACCCCAGCGTGGGGACATCATCGTGTTCCGTCCCCCGAACGGAGGGAGCGAGCCGTACGTGAAACGGATCATTGCCCTGCCTGGAGAACACGTGGAGATTCGCAATGGGTTCGTCTATATCAATGGCAAGCGTCTCATCGAGCCGTACCTCTCCGAGCCGACGGTCTGGCGCGGCATGACGCTCGATCACGAGTATGTCGTCGAACCGGGTCATGTGTTCGTGATGGGAGATAATCGCAATAATTCGAGCGACTCGCGCGTGTTTGGGGCGATTCCGATTTCGTCGATCATCGGGAAAGCATGGCTGACGTATTGGCCGCCCGACGAGGCGAAGATTTTGAGTACTCCCGCGTACGCCTTGGAGTGA
- a CDS encoding PQQ-binding-like beta-propeller repeat protein produces the protein MEFTPNTIVAGRYRILCRLGHGGMSTVYLARDEHFPHVERRCAVKVMRASDDPTLAELQKAAFEREASLLASLRHPAIPEVYDFFIEDGRCCLVLEYIEGEDLERYLERAGKPLPESVLVDWALQVLDVLQFLHTQRPHPIVFRDLKPSNIMLRQDGSIVLIDFGIARLFQPQARGTTIGTEGYAPPEQYRGIADPRGDLYALGATLYHLATGIDPRQQPPFSLTQRPPRSMNPHLSEGFERIVLRALAYDPADRFPTAAAMAQALRALRIDSRPSPEAAPTVVIAPRTIPAANERIRILWTVRTGDEIRGSPLCTDDLVIFGSYDGCFYAVDRVQGLVRWRSATGRGIATTPIRYHDTVIGGSDDGAVYSLETTDGSVRWRYRTAGPIRSSPASVGNVIVFGSDDGFLYALDAATGAALWRRQARGPVRAAPHPAGEVIVSAADDAQLTVRTIRDGQPVWRQQLDAPIWARPVVFAGTVIVATIGGTVTCFALSDGSTRWRQTLPDAFVASPVVVGNVVLFTGNAGTVIACHPDSGAVLWQVSLRQRIASTPVPHGATVLVATGGGELVWLTLTGEIVERESLGIGIVSTPVMMDDILYLGALDGRFYALVIEWQLPKGDGQ, from the coding sequence ATGGAATTCACCCCAAACACGATAGTGGCCGGTCGTTATCGAATTCTCTGTCGCCTCGGTCACGGCGGCATGAGCACCGTCTATCTCGCGCGAGACGAGCACTTCCCGCATGTCGAGCGGCGGTGTGCAGTGAAGGTCATGCGCGCGAGCGACGATCCGACGCTCGCAGAACTCCAAAAGGCCGCCTTCGAACGCGAGGCGAGTCTTCTCGCTTCGTTGCGCCATCCGGCAATCCCGGAGGTCTATGACTTCTTCATCGAGGACGGTCGCTGTTGTCTCGTACTCGAATACATCGAAGGCGAAGATCTCGAACGCTATCTCGAGCGTGCGGGGAAACCGCTTCCGGAATCAGTACTCGTCGATTGGGCGCTCCAAGTGCTCGATGTTCTCCAGTTCCTGCATACGCAACGACCACATCCGATCGTGTTCCGCGACTTGAAACCTTCCAATATCATGCTCCGTCAAGACGGATCCATCGTGTTGATCGACTTCGGCATCGCTCGCCTCTTCCAGCCCCAAGCCCGCGGAACAACCATCGGCACCGAGGGGTACGCTCCACCGGAACAGTATCGTGGCATCGCGGATCCTCGCGGCGACTTGTATGCGCTGGGCGCTACCCTCTACCACCTGGCAACCGGTATCGACCCACGGCAGCAACCTCCGTTCTCGCTCACGCAACGCCCTCCCCGAAGCATGAACCCGCATCTCTCGGAGGGATTCGAGCGCATCGTGCTCCGCGCACTCGCCTACGATCCGGCGGATCGTTTTCCGACTGCTGCAGCGATGGCACAAGCACTCCGAGCCTTGCGGATCGATTCCCGTCCTTCTCCGGAAGCCGCCCCCACAGTCGTAATCGCCCCGAGGACGATACCAGCCGCCAACGAGCGAATCCGCATCCTCTGGACCGTGCGGACCGGCGACGAGATCAGGGGTTCCCCACTGTGCACGGACGATCTCGTCATCTTCGGTTCCTACGACGGGTGCTTCTACGCAGTCGATCGCGTGCAAGGCCTGGTCCGCTGGCGAAGCGCGACCGGACGAGGTATCGCGACGACGCCGATCCGCTATCACGATACCGTCATCGGCGGTTCGGACGATGGCGCTGTGTACAGCCTCGAGACAACCGACGGATCGGTCCGTTGGCGTTACCGCACAGCCGGTCCGATCCGTTCTTCTCCCGCCTCCGTCGGCAATGTCATCGTATTCGGGAGCGACGACGGTTTCCTCTACGCCCTCGACGCAGCGACCGGTGCCGCGCTCTGGCGTCGCCAGGCCCGCGGACCCGTGCGTGCAGCACCGCATCCTGCCGGTGAGGTCATCGTTTCAGCGGCTGACGATGCCCAGTTGACCGTGCGGACTATCAGGGATGGTCAACCCGTCTGGCGACAGCAACTGGACGCACCGATCTGGGCGCGCCCCGTCGTTTTCGCAGGCACGGTCATCGTCGCGACGATCGGGGGAACCGTCACCTGCTTCGCTCTGTCCGACGGTTCGACCCGATGGCGGCAGACGTTACCGGACGCTTTCGTGGCGTCACCTGTTGTCGTCGGGAACGTGGTTCTGTTCACCGGCAATGCCGGCACGGTGATCGCTTGTCACCCCGATTCCGGTGCGGTCCTGTGGCAGGTTAGCCTCCGTCAGCGGATCGCCAGTACCCCGGTCCCGCACGGGGCGACGGTGCTCGTGGCGACCGGTGGTGGAGAACTCGTGTGGTTGACGCTGACCGGTGAGATCGTCGAGCGAGAGAGCCTCGGCATCGGGATCGTCAGTACGCCAGTCATGATGGACGACATCCTGTACCTGGGAGCGCTCGACGGGCGCTTCTACGCCCTCGTCATCGAATGGCAACTCCCGAAAGGAGACGGCCAGTGA
- the tatA gene encoding twin-arginine translocase TatA/TatE family subunit, translating into MVPLLVPSLGWQELLIVLLIVLIVFGASRLPELGGALGRTIREFRAATKEPVPDTRDKPA; encoded by the coding sequence ATGGTTCCGTTGCTCGTACCCTCGCTCGGCTGGCAAGAGCTCCTGATCGTCCTGCTTATTGTTTTGATCGTCTTCGGTGCGAGCCGGCTCCCTGAGCTCGGTGGGGCGCTGGGACGGACGATCAGGGAGTTCCGTGCGGCGACCAAGGAACCGGTTCCCGATACCAGGGACAAGCCAGCCTGA